A DNA window from Myxococcales bacterium contains the following coding sequences:
- a CDS encoding NAD(+)/NADH kinase: MSFTRALVLTKKTTYRRFVVESSDPRIAELLAQGDPSVSKLRRSHDDHEATIDEVVAALSGLRVPIRRVDVRGLREAKRSDLVITVGGDGTLLRASHELGEGIEVLGINSAPKTSVGFFCVGKKGAAARAIRRALEGKLPRARLTRMHVALNGQTISARVLNEALFCHASPAATSRYILQVSTRSEDLEEEQRSSGLWIGPAAGSTAAQRSAGGRVLPLQSRKLQVVVREPYTPVGKTLRYRRGLVGPDGGVRLVSKMRQARLFLDGHERSFDVTIGDVIELRRAEERLTVLGLSR, translated from the coding sequence GTGAGCTTCACGCGCGCGCTGGTGCTCACGAAGAAGACCACCTACCGGCGCTTCGTCGTGGAGTCGAGCGACCCACGGATCGCCGAGCTGCTCGCGCAGGGCGATCCTTCGGTCAGCAAGCTCCGCCGCTCGCACGACGATCACGAGGCGACGATCGACGAGGTGGTCGCCGCCCTCTCGGGGCTCCGAGTGCCCATTCGGCGCGTGGATGTGCGGGGCCTGCGCGAGGCGAAGCGCTCCGACCTCGTCATCACCGTGGGCGGCGACGGGACGCTCCTCCGCGCGTCGCACGAGCTCGGTGAGGGAATCGAGGTGCTCGGCATCAACAGCGCCCCCAAGACCTCGGTCGGGTTCTTCTGCGTCGGGAAGAAGGGCGCCGCGGCGCGGGCCATCCGGCGCGCGCTCGAAGGGAAGCTGCCGCGCGCGCGACTGACCCGGATGCACGTAGCGCTGAACGGCCAGACCATCTCCGCGCGCGTGCTGAACGAGGCGCTCTTCTGCCACGCGTCACCGGCGGCCACATCGCGCTATATCCTGCAAGTGTCCACCCGGTCGGAGGACCTCGAGGAGGAGCAGCGGTCCAGCGGGCTATGGATCGGCCCGGCCGCCGGCTCGACCGCCGCCCAGCGGAGCGCCGGCGGGCGCGTGCTGCCGCTCCAGTCGCGCAAACTCCAGGTCGTCGTGCGTGAGCCCTACACGCCCGTCGGCAAGACCCTGCGCTACCGGCGCGGCCTGGTGGGGCCCGACGGGGGCGTCCGACTCGTCAGCAAGATGCGACAGGCGAGGCTCTTCCTCGACGGCCACGAGCGGTCGTTCGACGTCACCATTGGCGACGTCATCGAGCTGCGGCGCGCCGAGGAGCGCCTTACGGTGCTCGGGCTCTCGCGGTAG
- the asnB gene encoding asparagine synthase (glutamine-hydrolyzing), which produces MCGFVGAAFLPPGASFDVDAGLAAIRHRGPDDTSVVRRWSTVLGFTRLKILDLTEAGRQPMSSPDGRYTLVFNGEIYNHHELRRELSGLGYSFRSRSDTEAIVHGYSAWGPRVVDRLDGMFAIAVWDDQERTLLLARDRAGKKPLFYSEGPNGFAFGSEPKALTAAGVPFDIDLDALVPFFAFGQARAPHSMNRHVRELPPATTLFLKEGGRPKLRRYWTPPFEKKARVGEAEARGRVRELVERAVARRLEADVPVGAFLSGGVDSSIVVAVMARHLGDPAKVRTFSIGFEGDHGFDETAYARKVAEHVGTTHTEFKVKPAAFDLVEALVRAHDGPFGDSSAIPTSIVSGLTREHATVALTGDGGDELFCGYNRFLAVEALERVPRPARRVAGLLARRLNREGTSLGARVGRSLARAELDLPERLLAWTSFFPMDLTQVLTPELLAQVDVGTAIQEMRAVGRRSEGATPLSRVLDLNWHTYLCDDLLLKADRSSMMHSLELRSPFLDTELVEYVAKLPDTYKRRGVERKWILRRAFADLVPDEVFTRKKMGFGLPLGAWFRGPLRAYLEDQLTGSAALYKYVRRDFVEGLLAAHLAGGSDHGHMLWQLLTLQVWLRSLPSER; this is translated from the coding sequence ATGTGCGGCTTCGTAGGCGCGGCCTTCCTGCCGCCGGGGGCGTCGTTCGACGTAGACGCCGGCCTCGCCGCCATTCGGCACCGCGGCCCGGACGACACCTCCGTCGTCCGCCGGTGGAGCACCGTGCTCGGCTTCACGCGGCTCAAGATCCTCGACCTCACCGAGGCCGGTCGTCAGCCGATGAGCTCGCCGGATGGCCGCTACACCCTCGTCTTCAACGGCGAGATCTACAACCACCACGAGCTGCGCCGCGAGCTCAGCGGCCTCGGTTATTCGTTCCGCTCGCGGAGCGACACCGAGGCCATCGTCCACGGCTACTCGGCGTGGGGGCCTCGGGTCGTCGATCGCCTCGACGGCATGTTCGCGATCGCCGTGTGGGACGACCAGGAGCGCACGCTGCTGCTGGCGCGCGACCGAGCCGGGAAGAAGCCACTGTTCTACTCGGAGGGGCCGAACGGCTTCGCCTTCGGCTCGGAGCCGAAGGCGCTCACCGCGGCCGGCGTCCCGTTCGACATCGATCTCGACGCCCTCGTCCCGTTCTTCGCGTTCGGCCAGGCGCGCGCGCCCCACTCGATGAACCGCCACGTGCGGGAGCTGCCTCCGGCGACGACGCTCTTTCTGAAGGAGGGGGGCCGGCCGAAGCTCCGCCGCTACTGGACGCCGCCCTTCGAGAAGAAGGCGCGCGTCGGGGAGGCGGAGGCGCGCGGCCGCGTGCGCGAGCTCGTCGAGCGCGCCGTGGCCCGCCGCCTCGAAGCCGACGTGCCCGTCGGCGCGTTCCTCTCGGGCGGCGTGGACTCGAGCATCGTCGTAGCCGTCATGGCCCGCCACCTCGGCGATCCGGCCAAAGTGCGAACGTTCTCCATCGGCTTCGAGGGGGATCACGGGTTCGACGAGACCGCGTACGCGCGCAAGGTCGCCGAGCACGTCGGCACGACGCACACCGAGTTCAAGGTGAAGCCCGCCGCCTTCGACCTCGTGGAGGCGTTGGTTCGTGCCCATGACGGGCCTTTCGGCGACTCGTCGGCCATCCCCACGAGCATCGTCAGCGGGCTCACGCGCGAGCACGCCACCGTCGCGCTCACGGGTGACGGAGGCGACGAGCTCTTCTGTGGCTACAACCGGTTTCTCGCCGTGGAGGCCCTCGAGCGCGTGCCCCGCCCCGCCCGTCGCGTCGCGGGGCTCCTCGCGCGTCGGTTGAACCGCGAGGGCACTTCGCTCGGTGCTCGCGTCGGGCGCTCGCTCGCGCGCGCAGAGCTCGACCTCCCCGAGCGCCTGCTGGCGTGGACCTCGTTCTTCCCCATGGACCTCACCCAGGTGCTCACGCCGGAGCTGCTCGCGCAGGTTGACGTAGGCACCGCCATCCAGGAGATGCGGGCTGTCGGGCGGCGCTCCGAGGGGGCGACGCCGCTCTCTCGCGTCCTCGACCTGAACTGGCACACCTACCTGTGCGACGATCTGCTCTTGAAGGCGGATCGCTCGTCAATGATGCACTCTCTCGAGCTGCGCTCGCCCTTCCTCGACACCGAGCTCGTGGAGTACGTCGCGAAGCTCCCGGACACTTACAAGCGGCGCGGCGTCGAGCGGAAGTGGATCCTCCGGCGCGCCTTCGCCGACCTCGTCCCCGACGAGGTGTTCACCCGAAAGAAGATGGGCTTCGGCCTCCCGCTCGGCGCGTGGTTCCGTGGTCCTCTGCGCGCGTACCTCGAAGACCAGCTGACGGGCTCGGCTGCGCTCTACAAGTACGTTCGGCGCGACTTCGTCGAGGGCCTGCTTGCGGCCCACCTTGCCGGCGGCTCCGATCATGGCCACATGCTCTGGCAGCTCCTCACGCTGCAGGTCTGGCTGCGGTCGCTGCCCAGCGAGCGCTGA
- the lpxB gene encoding lipid-A-disaccharide synthase — protein sequence MSRAPLLVVAGEASGDRAAAAVLRHTQGATFGFGGQALRAAGAELVGDLRHTTGMGLTLPLARAARLVRVFQRLVALARERRPAVALLVNYTEFNLRLARSLRPLGVRVVWYGAPQIWAWRANRARVLRGLVDRLCTMLPFEEALWQARGVDASYVGHPACEVAALSRREARAVLALTERASAIAVLPGSRPQEVRALLPAMLDAYERLRTDRASVDGRVFLAPSLDDATLAWARGLAGAASLEVVDVDATAGIGRVLPAFNAAMVASGTASLECAIADVVPVVAYRVGLVTELGARLLVEAPYVALPNVLLGRAAFAELLQRDVTPQALALAVGRALDDEAGRAACADVRRALGPERTPSRTVARILDSWL from the coding sequence GTGAGCCGCGCTCCGCTGCTCGTGGTCGCCGGGGAGGCGTCAGGCGACCGCGCCGCGGCCGCCGTCCTCCGCCACACCCAAGGGGCTACGTTCGGCTTCGGTGGCCAGGCGCTCCGTGCGGCGGGCGCGGAGCTCGTCGGCGATCTTCGCCACACCACTGGAATGGGGCTTACGCTGCCGCTCGCCCGCGCGGCGCGCCTCGTGCGAGTGTTCCAGCGCCTCGTGGCGCTCGCGCGCGAGCGGCGCCCGGCCGTCGCTTTGCTTGTAAATTACACCGAATTCAACCTGCGCCTCGCGCGGTCGCTGCGGCCCCTCGGCGTGCGCGTCGTTTGGTACGGCGCGCCGCAGATCTGGGCGTGGCGTGCGAACCGCGCGCGCGTGCTCCGCGGCCTGGTCGACCGGCTCTGCACGATGCTCCCCTTCGAGGAGGCGCTGTGGCAAGCGCGCGGGGTCGACGCGAGCTACGTCGGCCACCCGGCGTGCGAGGTCGCGGCGCTCTCCCGCCGAGAGGCCCGGGCCGTGCTCGCGCTCACCGAGCGCGCGAGCGCGATCGCCGTGCTCCCCGGCAGCCGCCCGCAAGAGGTGCGTGCGCTGCTGCCCGCGATGCTGGACGCCTACGAGCGCCTGCGCACTGACCGGGCGAGCGTCGACGGCCGTGTGTTCCTCGCGCCGAGCCTCGACGACGCGACCCTCGCGTGGGCGCGCGGGCTCGCGGGAGCGGCCTCCCTCGAGGTCGTAGACGTGGACGCCACGGCCGGCATCGGCCGCGTGCTGCCAGCGTTCAACGCCGCGATGGTGGCCTCGGGGACGGCCTCCCTCGAGTGCGCGATCGCCGACGTGGTGCCCGTGGTGGCCTACCGGGTGGGCCTCGTCACCGAGCTCGGGGCTCGCCTGCTCGTGGAGGCCCCGTACGTCGCCCTGCCCAACGTGCTGCTCGGTCGCGCGGCCTTCGCCGAGCTGCTCCAGCGAGACGTGACCCCGCAGGCCCTCGCCCTCGCCGTGGGCCGCGCCCTCGACGACGAGGCGGGCCGCGCCGCCTGCGCAGACGTGCGGCGCGCGCTCGGCCCCGAGCGGACCCCGTCCCGAACCGTGGCGCGGATCCTCGACTCATGGCTCTGA
- a CDS encoding NUDIX hydrolase encodes MEHVRKLPAPPAIELVDVGPRPPGGREFLGLERVHARCAYPDGSTSERFLYDIVTRAAVDAVVVIPTFERDGERFVVLRSAHRVPLTRRDPGLANLWELPAGLIEVGETAEEAGARELLEEIGASLAPGDLSPLGPPVVPAPGALAEVQHFLRADIDPLAQHTPEEDGSPLERHAGVVAVPLREALGELARLGLVDSKTELGLRRLAEAT; translated from the coding sequence GTGGAGCACGTCCGGAAGCTGCCCGCGCCTCCCGCGATCGAGCTCGTCGACGTGGGCCCTCGGCCGCCCGGTGGGCGCGAGTTTCTAGGGCTGGAGCGCGTACACGCCCGATGCGCCTACCCGGACGGGTCAACGAGCGAGCGCTTCCTCTACGACATCGTCACGCGCGCGGCGGTCGACGCCGTCGTCGTGATCCCCACCTTCGAGCGAGACGGCGAGCGCTTCGTCGTGCTGCGCTCGGCCCACCGCGTGCCGCTCACGCGGCGCGATCCGGGGCTCGCGAACCTCTGGGAGCTCCCCGCGGGCCTCATCGAAGTGGGCGAGACCGCGGAAGAGGCGGGCGCGCGCGAGCTCCTCGAAGAGATCGGCGCGTCGCTGGCCCCAGGCGATCTCTCGCCGCTGGGCCCCCCCGTCGTCCCCGCGCCCGGCGCGCTCGCCGAGGTGCAGCACTTCTTGCGCGCGGACATCGATCCGCTCGCGCAACACACGCCGGAGGAGGACGGCTCACCCCTCGAGCGACACGCAGGCGTCGTCGCCGTGCCGCTCCGCGAAGCGCTCGGCGAGCTCGCGCGGCTCGGGCTCGTCGACAGCAAGACCGAGCTTGGGCTCCGACGGCTCGCGGAGGCCACGTGA
- a CDS encoding ketoacyl-ACP synthase III: protein MGYEIIGTGHFVPGAPVTNDDLSRVMDTSDAWIAQRSGIRQRHFAGEGVGASDLAYEASKRAIEAAGIEAKEIDYILFATMTPEYIFPGSGGLLGAKLGIEGVPALDIRQQCAAMIYGIQLIDGLMKSGAARTILFVGAEAHAGFMPWEDWDILTGEREGEVSPEARERANAHRALAVLFGDGAGALIFRRTERDAGLVAMKVHTDGRFAETIFVPGGGFRTRPYWKATMFAEQAYIPRMDGRELFKFAVTKLPRTARQLCEETGTAIGDIDWFLAHQANLRINEYIREHLGVPAEKMPMNIARYGNTSAGTLPILIDENTRSGNLKKGELNMLLALGAGIHWGCALVRW, encoded by the coding sequence ATGGGGTACGAGATCATCGGGACGGGGCACTTCGTCCCGGGCGCTCCGGTCACGAACGACGACCTGTCGCGCGTCATGGACACGTCCGACGCCTGGATCGCCCAGCGCTCCGGGATCCGCCAGCGCCACTTCGCCGGCGAAGGTGTGGGCGCCAGCGATCTCGCGTACGAGGCGTCAAAGCGCGCGATCGAGGCGGCCGGCATCGAGGCGAAGGAGATCGACTACATCCTCTTCGCGACCATGACCCCGGAGTACATCTTCCCCGGGTCCGGCGGCCTGTTGGGCGCGAAGCTCGGCATCGAGGGCGTCCCGGCGCTCGACATCCGCCAGCAGTGCGCGGCGATGATCTACGGCATCCAGCTCATCGACGGGCTCATGAAGAGCGGCGCCGCGCGCACGATCCTCTTCGTCGGCGCCGAGGCCCACGCGGGGTTCATGCCCTGGGAGGACTGGGACATCCTCACGGGCGAGCGCGAGGGCGAGGTGAGCCCCGAGGCGCGGGAGCGCGCAAACGCCCACCGTGCGCTCGCGGTGCTGTTCGGCGACGGCGCGGGCGCGCTGATCTTCCGGCGCACGGAGCGCGACGCGGGCCTCGTCGCGATGAAGGTCCACACCGACGGCCGCTTCGCCGAGACTATTTTCGTGCCCGGCGGAGGGTTTCGTACCCGCCCGTACTGGAAGGCGACGATGTTCGCCGAGCAGGCCTACATCCCCCGGATGGACGGGCGCGAGCTGTTCAAGTTCGCGGTCACCAAGCTGCCGCGCACCGCCCGGCAGCTCTGCGAGGAGACCGGCACCGCCATCGGCGACATCGACTGGTTCCTCGCGCACCAGGCGAATTTGCGCATCAACGAATATATCCGCGAACACCTCGGCGTGCCCGCGGAGAAGATGCCGATGAACATCGCCCGGTACGGGAACACGAGCGCCGGGACCCTCCCCATCCTCATCGACGAGAACACGCGCTCCGGGAACCTGAAGAAGGGCGAGCTCAACATGCTGCTCGCGCTCGGCGCCGGGATCCACTGGGGTTGCGCCCTCGTGCGCTGGTAG
- a CDS encoding matrixin family metalloprotease — protein MSRRVAPRVRGWGRAGVAAVVGLTLLGAPSSAIAFCRSRTVSIDPSFNPSETGRCFEEGVPLFWRNACVGYSIDNRVSRKLAFEVVANVVARSFTRWTGASCAGESTASSRVSIDVRDVGPALCQKVETALDRPNVNVILFRDNEWKTADGAARSPDTIGLTTVKFNTETGEIFGADMELNTYHHTMSGGEPTANEYDLTSVVTHEAGHFLGIAHSEQQQAVMYATYDKGRSSARELFGDDVRGICSVYRPDGTRPVLGSKVTSGGACDPTPYGGLQRDCETEPESAGCATAPDPRAGAAASLLMAVAGLALARRRRA, from the coding sequence GTGAGCCGCCGCGTGGCGCCGCGGGTGCGTGGGTGGGGCCGGGCGGGGGTCGCCGCCGTCGTCGGGCTGACGCTGCTTGGCGCGCCGTCGAGCGCGATCGCGTTCTGCCGGTCGCGCACCGTGTCGATCGATCCCTCGTTCAACCCGAGCGAGACCGGGCGGTGCTTCGAGGAGGGCGTGCCCCTCTTTTGGCGAAACGCGTGCGTGGGGTACAGCATCGACAACCGCGTCTCGCGCAAGCTCGCGTTCGAGGTCGTCGCCAACGTCGTGGCGCGCTCGTTCACCCGCTGGACCGGGGCGAGCTGCGCGGGCGAGTCCACCGCGTCGTCCCGCGTGAGCATCGACGTGCGCGACGTGGGGCCGGCGCTCTGTCAGAAGGTCGAGACCGCGCTCGATCGCCCCAACGTGAACGTCATCCTGTTCCGCGACAACGAGTGGAAGACGGCAGACGGCGCGGCGCGATCGCCCGACACGATCGGCCTCACCACGGTGAAGTTCAACACCGAGACAGGCGAGATCTTCGGCGCCGACATGGAGCTCAACACCTACCACCACACCATGTCGGGAGGAGAGCCCACCGCGAACGAGTACGACCTCACGAGCGTCGTGACGCATGAAGCCGGGCACTTCCTCGGCATCGCCCACTCCGAGCAGCAGCAGGCGGTCATGTACGCGACCTACGACAAGGGTCGCTCGAGCGCGCGGGAGCTCTTCGGCGACGACGTGCGGGGGATCTGTTCGGTCTACCGACCCGACGGCACCCGACCGGTCCTCGGCAGCAAGGTCACGAGCGGCGGCGCGTGCGATCCGACCCCCTACGGAGGGCTCCAGCGCGACTGCGAGACCGAGCCGGAGAGCGCGGGGTGCGCGACCGCGCCCGACCCGCGCGCCGGAGCGGCGGCGTCCCTCCTCATGGCGGTCGCGGGCCTCGCGCTGGCGCGGCGCAGGCGCGCCTAA
- a CDS encoding HRDC domain-containing protein, protein MPSSEPPNAPVTPRVHLAEDTASLRAWCARLRDEPILALDVESNGLFAFEPELCVVQLSTRGDVVVVDTLVADPSCLADLIGPGGPLVVLHDLGFDARMLSRAGAPLHRVADTALAAAFLGRSSTGLGAVLASELGVDHDKTLQHHDWRARPLDARALRYLSGDVAHLLPLWDKLSAEVAAKGIASELAEETRHRLAEAQAPAEDARPPLLRVKGVDRLPVADLPLLRALLEARDDLARQLDVPPFKVLANDALVAAAQRRPRSVGELARIDGAHRGRARALSRRMLELVGEEHPPLTPEERAGLSPPRPSPAHVKARKRREGALLAWRKAEAARRDVNAQVVLPGHVLRALADGGAVSTRDLAAVSGLGDFRVERYGDALLALLAEPEPGPS, encoded by the coding sequence GTGCCGAGCTCCGAGCCGCCAAACGCTCCCGTCACGCCCCGCGTGCACCTCGCCGAAGACACGGCGTCGCTCCGCGCGTGGTGCGCCCGGCTGCGCGACGAGCCGATCCTTGCGCTCGACGTCGAGTCCAACGGTCTCTTCGCGTTCGAGCCCGAGCTCTGCGTCGTGCAGCTCTCGACGCGAGGGGACGTCGTGGTGGTCGACACCCTCGTCGCCGATCCCTCCTGCCTCGCGGACCTCATCGGCCCCGGCGGGCCCCTGGTGGTGCTGCACGATCTCGGCTTCGATGCCCGCATGTTGAGCCGCGCCGGCGCGCCGCTCCACCGCGTAGCGGACACGGCGTTGGCGGCCGCGTTCCTCGGGCGCTCGAGCACCGGCCTCGGCGCGGTGCTGGCGTCGGAGCTCGGGGTGGATCACGACAAGACCCTGCAGCACCACGACTGGCGCGCGCGCCCCCTCGACGCTCGCGCGCTCCGCTACCTGTCGGGTGACGTCGCGCACCTACTTCCACTGTGGGACAAGCTCTCCGCCGAGGTGGCCGCGAAGGGCATCGCGTCCGAGCTGGCGGAGGAGACCCGCCACAGACTCGCGGAGGCGCAGGCGCCGGCGGAAGACGCGCGCCCCCCGCTGCTCCGGGTGAAGGGCGTCGATCGCCTGCCCGTGGCCGATCTTCCCCTGCTCCGCGCGCTGCTCGAGGCGCGCGACGATCTCGCTCGGCAGCTCGACGTGCCGCCTTTCAAGGTGCTCGCCAACGACGCGCTGGTCGCGGCGGCCCAGCGGCGCCCTCGCTCCGTCGGCGAGCTGGCTCGCATCGACGGCGCCCACCGCGGGAGGGCTCGCGCGCTCTCGCGCCGCATGCTGGAGCTCGTCGGAGAGGAGCACCCACCGCTGACCCCCGAGGAGCGCGCTGGCCTCAGCCCCCCGCGCCCGTCGCCCGCGCACGTCAAGGCGCGCAAGCGCCGCGAGGGGGCGCTCCTCGCGTGGCGCAAGGCCGAGGCGGCGCGGCGTGACGTGAACGCGCAGGTCGTGCTGCCGGGCCACGTGCTCCGAGCCCTCGCCGACGGCGGGGCGGTGTCGACGCGCGACCTCGCCGCGGTCTCCGGCCTCGGCGACTTCCGCGTCGAGCGCTACGGCGACGCCCTGCTGGCGCTGCTCGCGGAGCCGGAGCCGGGCCCCTCGTGA